A region from the Linepithema humile isolate Giens D197 chromosome 1, Lhum_UNIL_v1.0, whole genome shotgun sequence genome encodes:
- the ND-B12 gene encoding NADH dehydrogenase [ubiquinone] 1 beta subcomplex subunit 3 produces MGGHGHQPYKIPSPDIYNVENVPELKRVQEELAKKGLKDPWLRNYVWRYQTTQSSFRRGLVTLTRGWKIGIPAFLITIAVEQYFGIDYSGHGHHEDGHHGDGHH; encoded by the coding sequence atggGAGGTCATGGACATCAACCATATAAAATACCTAGCCCTGATATTTATAACGTGGAGAATGTGCCAGAATTGAAACGCGTTCAGGAAGAGTTAGCCAAAAAAGGATTGAAGGATCCCTGGTTGAGAAATTATGTGTGGCGCTATCAAACAACTCAATCATCTTTTAGGCGTGGGTTAGTAACTTTAACCAGAGGCTGGAAAATAGGCATACCAGCATTTTTGATAACCATAGCTGTTGAACAATATTTCGGGATTGACTATTCGGGTCATGGACATCATGAAGATGGTCATCACGGAGATGGTCATCATTAA